The following are from one region of the Erinaceus europaeus chromosome 22, mEriEur2.1, whole genome shotgun sequence genome:
- the SLC25A47 gene encoding solute carrier family 25 member 47 isoform X2, producing MDFVAGAIGGVCGVAVGYPLDTVKVWGFYRGLSLPVCTVTLVSSMSFGTYRCCLAHICRLRYGSAEAKPGKTDITVSGFASGVSRVFLTSPTEVAKVRLQTQRRPSASGPLGTPPLSLPAGPGYRGPLHCLATVAREEGLRGLYKGSSALLLRDGHSFATYFLSYALLSEWLTPEGHSQPGVGGVLLAGGGAGVLAWAVATPMDVVKARLQADGRAGRRYRGLAHCVVSSVREEGPRVLFKGLALNCCRAFPVNMVVFLAYEAVLRLSRGLLAAAPPGSQ from the exons ATGGATTTTGTGGCTGGAGCCATTGGAG GAGTCTGTGGAGTTGCAGTGGGCTACCCACTGGACACAGTGAAG GTGTGGGGCTTCTACAGGGGCCTGTCACTGCCAGTGTGCACGGTGACCTTGGTCTCCTCCATGTCCTTTGGCACCTACCGCTGCTGCCTTGCCCACATCTGCCGCCTTCGCTATGGCAGCGCCGAGGCCAAGCCTGGCAAGACGGACATCACGGTCTCGGGGTTTGCCTCGGGTGTGAGCCGA GTGTTCCTGACGTCACCCACCGAGGTGGCCAAGGTTCGGCTGCAGACGCAGCGGCGCCCCTCTGCCTCGGGGCCCCTTGGGACGCCCCCCCTAAGCCTGCCCGCGGGCCCCGGGTACCGTGGGCCGCTGCACTGCCTGGCCACCGTGGCCCGTGAGGAGGGGCTGCGCGGCCTCTACAAGGGCAGCTCTGCCCTGCTGCTGCGAGACGGCCACTCCTTCGCCACCTACTTCCTGTCCTACGCTCTGCTCAGTGAGTGGCTCACGCCCGAGGGCCACAGCCAGCCAG GTGTCGGGGGTGTGCTGCTGGCTGGCGGGGGCGCGGGGGTGCTGGCCTGGGCCGTGGCCACCCCCATGGACGTGGTGAAGGCGCGCCTGCAGGCGGACGGCCGGGCTGGGCGGCGCTACCGGGGCCTGGCGCACTGCGTGGTGAGCAGCGTGCGTGAGGAAGGCCCGCGGGTGCTCTTCAAGGGGCTGGCGCTCAACTGCTGCCGTGCCTTCCCCGTCAACATGGTGGTCTTCCTGGCCTACGAGGCCGTGCTGCGCCTCTCCCGGGGGCTGCTGGCCGCGGCACCGCCCGGCTCACAGTGA
- the SLC25A47 gene encoding solute carrier family 25 member 47 isoform X1 gives MDFVAGAIGGVCGVAVGYPLDTVKVRIQTEPKFTSVWHCVQDTFRRERVWGFYRGLSLPVCTVTLVSSMSFGTYRCCLAHICRLRYGSAEAKPGKTDITVSGFASGVSRVFLTSPTEVAKVRLQTQRRPSASGPLGTPPLSLPAGPGYRGPLHCLATVAREEGLRGLYKGSSALLLRDGHSFATYFLSYALLSEWLTPEGHSQPGVGGVLLAGGGAGVLAWAVATPMDVVKARLQADGRAGRRYRGLAHCVVSSVREEGPRVLFKGLALNCCRAFPVNMVVFLAYEAVLRLSRGLLAAAPPGSQ, from the exons ATGGATTTTGTGGCTGGAGCCATTGGAG GAGTCTGTGGAGTTGCAGTGGGCTACCCACTGGACACAGTGAAG GTCAGGATCCAGACGGAGCCCAAGTTCACCAGTGTGTGGCACTGCGTCCAGGACACATTCCGCCGAGAGAGG GTGTGGGGCTTCTACAGGGGCCTGTCACTGCCAGTGTGCACGGTGACCTTGGTCTCCTCCATGTCCTTTGGCACCTACCGCTGCTGCCTTGCCCACATCTGCCGCCTTCGCTATGGCAGCGCCGAGGCCAAGCCTGGCAAGACGGACATCACGGTCTCGGGGTTTGCCTCGGGTGTGAGCCGA GTGTTCCTGACGTCACCCACCGAGGTGGCCAAGGTTCGGCTGCAGACGCAGCGGCGCCCCTCTGCCTCGGGGCCCCTTGGGACGCCCCCCCTAAGCCTGCCCGCGGGCCCCGGGTACCGTGGGCCGCTGCACTGCCTGGCCACCGTGGCCCGTGAGGAGGGGCTGCGCGGCCTCTACAAGGGCAGCTCTGCCCTGCTGCTGCGAGACGGCCACTCCTTCGCCACCTACTTCCTGTCCTACGCTCTGCTCAGTGAGTGGCTCACGCCCGAGGGCCACAGCCAGCCAG GTGTCGGGGGTGTGCTGCTGGCTGGCGGGGGCGCGGGGGTGCTGGCCTGGGCCGTGGCCACCCCCATGGACGTGGTGAAGGCGCGCCTGCAGGCGGACGGCCGGGCTGGGCGGCGCTACCGGGGCCTGGCGCACTGCGTGGTGAGCAGCGTGCGTGAGGAAGGCCCGCGGGTGCTCTTCAAGGGGCTGGCGCTCAACTGCTGCCGTGCCTTCCCCGTCAACATGGTGGTCTTCCTGGCCTACGAGGCCGTGCTGCGCCTCTCCCGGGGGCTGCTGGCCGCGGCACCGCCCGGCTCACAGTGA
- the SLC25A47 gene encoding solute carrier family 25 member 47 isoform X3: MDFVAGAIGGVCGVAVGYPLDTVKVRIQTEPKFTSVWHCVQDTFRRERVFLTSPTEVAKVRLQTQRRPSASGPLGTPPLSLPAGPGYRGPLHCLATVAREEGLRGLYKGSSALLLRDGHSFATYFLSYALLSEWLTPEGHSQPGVGGVLLAGGGAGVLAWAVATPMDVVKARLQADGRAGRRYRGLAHCVVSSVREEGPRVLFKGLALNCCRAFPVNMVVFLAYEAVLRLSRGLLAAAPPGSQ; encoded by the exons ATGGATTTTGTGGCTGGAGCCATTGGAG GAGTCTGTGGAGTTGCAGTGGGCTACCCACTGGACACAGTGAAG GTCAGGATCCAGACGGAGCCCAAGTTCACCAGTGTGTGGCACTGCGTCCAGGACACATTCCGCCGAGAGAGG GTGTTCCTGACGTCACCCACCGAGGTGGCCAAGGTTCGGCTGCAGACGCAGCGGCGCCCCTCTGCCTCGGGGCCCCTTGGGACGCCCCCCCTAAGCCTGCCCGCGGGCCCCGGGTACCGTGGGCCGCTGCACTGCCTGGCCACCGTGGCCCGTGAGGAGGGGCTGCGCGGCCTCTACAAGGGCAGCTCTGCCCTGCTGCTGCGAGACGGCCACTCCTTCGCCACCTACTTCCTGTCCTACGCTCTGCTCAGTGAGTGGCTCACGCCCGAGGGCCACAGCCAGCCAG GTGTCGGGGGTGTGCTGCTGGCTGGCGGGGGCGCGGGGGTGCTGGCCTGGGCCGTGGCCACCCCCATGGACGTGGTGAAGGCGCGCCTGCAGGCGGACGGCCGGGCTGGGCGGCGCTACCGGGGCCTGGCGCACTGCGTGGTGAGCAGCGTGCGTGAGGAAGGCCCGCGGGTGCTCTTCAAGGGGCTGGCGCTCAACTGCTGCCGTGCCTTCCCCGTCAACATGGTGGTCTTCCTGGCCTACGAGGCCGTGCTGCGCCTCTCCCGGGGGCTGCTGGCCGCGGCACCGCCCGGCTCACAGTGA
- the SLC25A47 gene encoding solute carrier family 25 member 47 isoform X4 codes for MSFGTYRCCLAHICRLRYGSAEAKPGKTDITVSGFASGVSRVFLTSPTEVAKVRLQTQRRPSASGPLGTPPLSLPAGPGYRGPLHCLATVAREEGLRGLYKGSSALLLRDGHSFATYFLSYALLSEWLTPEGHSQPGVGGVLLAGGGAGVLAWAVATPMDVVKARLQADGRAGRRYRGLAHCVVSSVREEGPRVLFKGLALNCCRAFPVNMVVFLAYEAVLRLSRGLLAAAPPGSQ; via the exons ATGTCCTTTGGCACCTACCGCTGCTGCCTTGCCCACATCTGCCGCCTTCGCTATGGCAGCGCCGAGGCCAAGCCTGGCAAGACGGACATCACGGTCTCGGGGTTTGCCTCGGGTGTGAGCCGA GTGTTCCTGACGTCACCCACCGAGGTGGCCAAGGTTCGGCTGCAGACGCAGCGGCGCCCCTCTGCCTCGGGGCCCCTTGGGACGCCCCCCCTAAGCCTGCCCGCGGGCCCCGGGTACCGTGGGCCGCTGCACTGCCTGGCCACCGTGGCCCGTGAGGAGGGGCTGCGCGGCCTCTACAAGGGCAGCTCTGCCCTGCTGCTGCGAGACGGCCACTCCTTCGCCACCTACTTCCTGTCCTACGCTCTGCTCAGTGAGTGGCTCACGCCCGAGGGCCACAGCCAGCCAG GTGTCGGGGGTGTGCTGCTGGCTGGCGGGGGCGCGGGGGTGCTGGCCTGGGCCGTGGCCACCCCCATGGACGTGGTGAAGGCGCGCCTGCAGGCGGACGGCCGGGCTGGGCGGCGCTACCGGGGCCTGGCGCACTGCGTGGTGAGCAGCGTGCGTGAGGAAGGCCCGCGGGTGCTCTTCAAGGGGCTGGCGCTCAACTGCTGCCGTGCCTTCCCCGTCAACATGGTGGTCTTCCTGGCCTACGAGGCCGTGCTGCGCCTCTCCCGGGGGCTGCTGGCCGCGGCACCGCCCGGCTCACAGTGA
- the WARS1 gene encoding tryptophan--tRNA ligase, cytoplasmic has translation MASVSSGNQDCYSPLELFNRIAVQGELVRTLKASSAPKDEIESAVKMLLSLKTSYRTAMGEEYKADCPPGNPAPRGNSAPKADEEEEDFVDPWTVQTSSAKGVDYDKLIVRFGSSKIDKELINRVERATGQRPHRFLRRGIFFSHRDMNQVLDAYENKKPFYLYTGRGPSSEAMHVGHLIPFIFTKWLQDVFSVPLVIQMTDDEKYLWKDLTLDQAYGYAVENAKDIIACGFDINKTFIFSDLAYMGSSPAFYKNVVKIQKHVTFNQVKGIFGFTDSDSIGKISFPAIQAAPSFSNSFPQIFGDRSDVQCLIPCAIDQDPYFRMTRDVAPRIGYPKPALLHSTFFPALQGAQTKMSASDPNSSIFLTDTAKQIKTKVNKHAFSGGRDTVEEHRQLGGNCDVDVSFMYLTFFLEDDDRLEQIRKDYSSGAMLTGELKKELVDVLQPLIAEHQARRKEVTDEVALRFMAPRPLSCFQ, from the exons ATGGCGTCGGTCTCCAGTGGCAACCAGGACTGCTACTCCCCGCTCGAGCTCTTCAATAGGATCGCGGTCCAGGGCGAGCTCGTAAGGACCCTCAAGGCCAGCAGTGCGCCCAAG gatgAGATTGAGTCTGCAGTGAAGATGCTGCTCTCGCTGAAGACCAGCTACCGAACTGCCATGGGGGAGGAGTACAAGGCCGATTGCCCCCCAGGAAACCCAGCCCCCAGGGGGAACAGCGCCCCAAAAGCTGACGAGGAAGAAGAGGACTTTGTGGACCCGTGGACGGTGCAGACCAGCAGCGCGAAAGGCGTGGACTACGACAAACTCATCG TTCGCTTCGGGAGCAGTAAGATCGACAAGGAGCTGATAAACCGAGTGGAGAGGGCCACCGGCCAGAGGCCGCACCGCTTCCTCCGCCGTGGCATCTTCTTCTCCCACAG ggatATGAATCAAGTTCTGGATGCCTATGAAAACAAGAAGCCTTTCTACCTGTACACGGGAAGGGGCCCCTCGTCTGAAGCCATGCACGTGGGACACCTCATCCCTTTCATCTTCACAAA GTGGCTGCAAGATGTGTTCAGCGTGCCCCTGGTCATCCAGATGACGGACGACGAGAAATACCTGTGGAAGGACCTGACGCTGGACCAGGCCTATGGCTATGCCGTGGAGAACGCCAAGGACATCATCGCCTGCGGCTTCGACATCAACAAGACCTTCATCTTCTCCGACCTGGCGTACATGGG GTCGAGCCCCGCCTTCTACAAGAACGTGGTGAAGATTCAGAAGCACGTGACCTTCAACCAGGTGAAGGGCATCTTCGGCTTCACCGACAGCGACTCCATCG GGAAGATCAGCTTTCCAGCCATCCAGGCTGCCCCCTCCTTCAGCAACTCCTTCCCTCAGATCTTCGGGGACAGGAGTGACGTGCAATGCCTCATCCCGTGCGCCATCGACCAG GACCCATACTTCAGGATGACGAGGGACGTGGCGCCCAGGATCGGCTACCCAAAGCCCGCCCTGCTGCACTCCACCTTCTTCCCGGCGCTGCAGGGCGCCCAGACCAAGATGAGCGCCAGCGACCCCAACTCCTCCATCTTCCTCACCGACACCGCCAAGCAGATCAAGACCAAG GTCAACAAGCACGCCTTCTCGGGGGGCCGGGACACCGTGGAGGAGCACCGGCAGCTGGGGGGCAACTGCGACGTGGACGTGTCCTTCATGTACCTGACCTTCTTCCTGGAGGACGATGACCGACTAGAGCAGATCCGGAAG GACTACAGCAGCGGCGCCATGCTCACGGGCGAGCTGAAGAAGGAGCTGGTGGACGTGCTGCAGCCCCTCATCGCCGAACACCAGGCACGGCGCAAGGAGGTGACGGACGAGGTGGCGCTGCGCTTCATGGCGCCCCGGCCGCTCTCCTGCTTCCAGTGA